One Phaseolus vulgaris cultivar G19833 chromosome 2, P. vulgaris v2.0, whole genome shotgun sequence DNA window includes the following coding sequences:
- the LOC137809730 gene encoding uncharacterized protein, whose product MLLIIQNLSCNNFHQMESAISLRYCPFPYSSKGFQGAGSTRFHLRFNHATPLCAPQFSTTRHPVTRSSGHANCILGRFSQPSSQNEGRGSKILRGVTGASLVLACVLGLFNFKMNPKLITAHACQQSGKFDSSMLDGRGKTALESLLKIKEDAEDAEDDATHQNEIIPSKFSDDRPSKEQVNTLKSIAIGQSKSDNGGKALKTLKEQYEKCKKNNYPEEVQNLGVALVEVFIIQEKLEEARTVLGEQMDELLRTYSDIFDCKNCNECKKGKECKKPKKLNTKEKYDEILKLHESDAFEIKVVKPWISQLILYKAIVHTMLEDKEEGEWRRGNKEAMEWRKAFIKTF is encoded by the exons ATGCTTCTAATTATACAGAATTTGTCCTGCAATAATTTCCATCAGATGGAATCTGCTATTTCCCTACGTTACTGTCCCTTTCCCTACAGCTCCAAAGGATTTCAAGGTGCAGGCTCCACCAGATTTCATCTCAGGTTTAACCATGCCACACCTCTTTGTGCCCCTCAATTTTCCACCACCAGACACCCAGTTACACGTTCATCAGGGCATGCAAATTGCATACTTGGAAGATTCTCTCAGCCCTCCTCCCAGAACGAGGGAAGAGGCAGCAAAATTTTGAGAGGGGTGACAGGAGCTTCTCTTGTGCTGGCATGTGTTCTTGGATTGTTTAACTTTAAGATGAATCCAAAACTCATCACTGCTCATGCTTGTCAACAATCTGGAAAATTTGATTCATCTATGCTTGATGGCCGTGGAAAGACGGCTCTTGAGTCATTGTTGAAAATAAAGGAAGATGCAGAAGATGCAGAAGATGATGCAACTCATCAGAATGAGATTATCCCTTCCAAGTTTAGTGATGATAGACCTAGCAAAGAACAAGTTAACACCCTTAAG TCGATTGCTATTGGTCAAAGCAAATCTGATAACGGAGGTAAAGCACTGAAAACACTGAAAGAACAATACGAGAAGTGCAAGAAGAATAATTACCCAGAGGAAGTACAGAACCTTGGAGTGGCTTTGGTAGAAGTTTTCATAATTCAG GAAAAGTTGGAGGAAGCCCGAACAGTGCTTGGCGAGCAAATGGACGAACTGCTTCGTACTTATTCTGACATATTTGACTGTAAGAACTGTAATGAGTGTAAGAAAGGTAAAGAGTGTAAGAAGCCTAAGAAGTTAAACACTAAAGAG AAGTATGATGAAATATTGAAACTTCACGAATCTGATGCCTTTGAGATTAAAGTGGTTAAACCCTGGATATCTCAACTGATACTTTACAAG
- the LOC137809731 gene encoding alkaline ceramidase TOD1-like: protein MGNLITLTTSKHLFLCFSLFYLFFTYLFLALYVISSQSKCLLRSHPFDPIQSSSLFSYPSSYGQHKYAISTSRSTCSFPLNFSDYWYVLKEIQNLRKSHECSTRNVRYMQMQGAGHSFGGNLSNHLRFSYFDHQNDSREVPCGFFKKFPISDSDRIAMEKCESVVVVSAIFNDHDKIRQPRGLGSQTLENVCFSMFIDDVTLKGLQYHGLISTKSSGYKIGVWRIVKVTKEDLYHNPAMNGVIPKYLVHRLFPNSQFSVWIDAKLQLMVDPLLLIHSLVISQNADMAISKHPYFVHTMEEAMATARWKKWWDVNALKMQMETYCANGLQPWSSSKMPYSSDVPDSALILRKHGLRSNLFSCLIFNELEAFNPRDQLAFAFVRDHMNPKLKLNMFQVEVFEQVTVEYRHNLKPSDVSIAKKLSMTRKTVRAEPDLLHENGSCSSKCQQYLATMWGLINNAPRPKNE, encoded by the exons ATGGGAAACCTAATAACATTAACAACCTCCAAACATCTCTTCCTTTGTTTCTCTTTGTTCTATCTCTTTTTCACCTATCTCTTCCTTGCTCTTTACGTCATTTCCTCTCAATCCAAATGCCTTTTAAGATCACACCCTTTTGATCCAATTCAATCTTCTTCTCTCTTCTCCTACCCTTCTTCCTATGGACAGCACAAGTATGCCATCTCAACCTCACGTTCTACCTGCTCTTTTCCTCTCAATTTTTCAG ATTACTGGTATGTTTTGAAGGAGATTCAGAATTTGCGTAAGAGCCATGAATGTTCTACAAGAAATGTGAGGTACATGCAGATGCAGGGTGCTGGTCATAGTTTCGGTGGGAATCTGAGTAATCATTTAAGGTTTTCTTATTTTGATCACCAAAACGATAGCAGGGAAGTGCCATGTGGCTTCTTCAAGAAATTTCCAATTAGTGATTCTG ATCGAATTGCCATGGAAAAGTGTGAAAGTGTAGTTGTAGTTTCAGCAATATTCAATGACCACGACAAGATCCGGCAACCTAGGGGTCTGGGGTCCCAAACACTAGAAAATGTTTGCTTCTCCATGTTCATAGATGATGTTACCCTCAAAGGGCTTCAATATCATGGCTTAATTTCAACAAAATCAAGTGGATACAAGATAGGTGTGTGGAGGATTGTGAAGGTTACAAAAGAGGATTTGTATCACAACCCAGCAATGAATGGTGTTATACCAAAATATTTAGTTCATAGACTTTTCCCAAATTCCCAATTCAGTGTTTGGATTGATGCAAAGCTGCAACTAATGGTTGATCCATTGTTGCTCATTCATTCACTTGTTATATCTCAGAATGCAGACATGGCTATATCAAAACACCCATATTTTGTTCATACCATGGAAGAAGCAATGGCCACAGCAAGATGGAAGAAATGGTGGGATGTGAATGCCTTGAAGATGCAGATGGAGACCTACTGTGCAAATGGATTGCAGCCGTGGAGTTCCAGCAAAATGCCATACTCATCAG ATGTGCCAGACAGTGCATTGATCCTGAGGAAGCATGGACTAAGAAGTAATCTATTCTCCTGTCTTATATTCAATGAGTTGGAGGCTTTTAACCCAAGAGACCAATTAGCTTTTGCATTTGTTAGAGATCACATGAACCCCAAGTTGAAGCTGAACATGTTTCAGGTTGAAGTTTTTGAACAAGTGACTGTGGAGTATAGGCACAATCTCAAGCCAAGTGATGTTTCCATTGCCAAAAAATTATCTATGACAAGAAAAACTGTGAGGGCAGAACCAGATTTGTTGCATGAAAATGGAAGCTGTAGCAGCAAGTGCCAGCAGTATCTTGCTACCATGTGGGGTCTTATCAATAATGCCCCAAGACCAAAGAATGAATAA